A window of Mucilaginibacter robiniae genomic DNA:
CGAACTATCGGGTGCAATGGTTGCCCACATAGGTTTAGGCTTTACCTTTTCATAGTTTTTAAGTTCCTGCACCTGTTGAGTTTGCAGGTTATATTGAAAATAAAAGGTTTTCTTTTCTAACGAATCGGCCGCTTTCTTATCCTTACGATCTTTCTTTACCTGATCGAGAGTACTTTTCAGGTCAAACTGGATACTTTTTTCGTCTTTAGTAAACTTCAGATTTTCGATAGGTAAATGTTGCGCATCAAACGGATCTTTTACAATCAGGGTAATAGCAGCAGCTAGTTTGGCATTGTCAAACAAAAGTTTTTTGCTGCGTGATGAAGGGTCAACGGTGTACCATTTTTTGCCATTACTAGTTTCATAAGCATACCAGAAACGATCAGATAATTTCAACCAATGCGGATCAACCGCGGTACTAAAAACCATTTTCCGGATTTTGCCAGGCGAAAACCGGGCGGCTAACTGGTAGTTACCTTTGGCAATGGACTGAGATGAAGTTACTGGTGTTTGAGCATGCGTCTGTAAGTATAACCAAGGCGCAGCCATCAAGAAGTAAAGTTTTTTCATGCAAATCAATTAAGCTAAACTGATGTGAAAAATAATAAAATTTACCTCTATAGCTTTTATTGTAATAAATACATTACGATATTCTCCTATTTACTCATTGCGTAATCATAAACAGCTTTACTAATGCGTGCTATTACCTTTTCACATTGTGTGTTGTTCATATAAGTATCATTAACAAAAACAGCTAATGCTAAATGCTTACCGTTAGGTAGCATAATTATGCCCACATCATTTATTGCAGCAATAAAGCCTTTTGTATTAGTGGCTCCAGTTCCGGTTCGGTGAGCTACGGGTGTACCTGCCGGCAACATCCCTTTTATACGCTTAGCACCGGGCACAGTAGCTAACATGAGTTGCCATAAATAACCATTACTAGCTTCACTTAAAGCAGTACCTTTATCTACTATGCACAGTAATTGAACCATATCTACTGGCCTGCACCAATTAGTGTACTGTGCAGCCCATGAACTCCCCATCTGGCGCTCTGAAGCTTTTAACGAGAACTGCTTGAAGCCTAATTGATGTATGTATTGCTCTACCGGTTTTGTTCCACCTAAAAGCTTCAGTAAAATATCACAGGCATCATTATCACTTAAGGTTACCATATAACTGAGCAAATCAGCTATTGAGACGTCAACGTTACCATCGGGGTATTTGTCCCGAAGCGGACTAAAGGTTTCAGGTAAATCTGCTTTGGTAATATGAATAGTTTGTG
This region includes:
- the bla gene encoding class A beta-lactamase — protein: MENLAQFFLRVALVSFLAISTIAAQAQTDSLRNQIKQLEQLAKGKVYMAYALIEDHDTLSYNGNAHAVMQSVMKLPIAMAVLHQVDVGQLKLTQTIHITKADLPETFSPLRDKYPDGNVDVSIADLLSYMVTLSDNDACDILLKLLGGTKPVEQYIHQLGFKQFSLKASERQMGSSWAAQYTNWCRPVDMVQLLCIVDKGTALSEASNGYLWQLMLATVPGAKRIKGMLPAGTPVAHRTGTGATNTKGFIAAINDVGIIMLPNGKHLALAVFVNDTYMNNTQCEKVIARISKAVYDYAMSK